A window of Daucus carota subsp. sativus chromosome 2, DH1 v3.0, whole genome shotgun sequence genomic DNA:
ttttttttttttactaagtggagtggacaattaaaatgagAAGGAGGGAATACTGATTTCTTGAATATTGAAACCGCAAAATAATTAGTTTCCATCACTACCGAACAAAGATCGGAAAACAGTGAGATCTGTTTACGGTGAAATATTAAATCCTGGTGAATTACCTGGTTCGAAATCCGGTTGaaaaaaagtttattattaaaatttaaccactgaaatacaatttataccaattttataaatcagagtaaatgatgttttttttttccggtTCTTTATCTGAaatactatatttaaaatatatttttgttgatgATAATAATGTCTAAATTTTGTTGGACCGCTTGATAATACTATTGTGAAAAGCCGGAGGTACATTACTATGAGGATTAATCTATCAATTAATCAGattgattaattgaatttttaagtgaacttaatataataatttttatataactatattattattttggttaatatataatcaatatatctagaaatatataaattataaatgattaaattttaaatattgagtTAAACATCAAAACTTATGACTTATtcatctaaaataattattaatttctttttaaatcaaatttctaTCTTTACGGATGTAGTTTTTTctcattatatttatttaactttACGCACGATTAGAAAAACTTTTAAAAGAATTTGTTCAATCCTGCTCACGAAGTTGTCAAATAAATCGGGATCAATGGCCGCTTGCTTGCACATTCGGCGCAAGTAAAGTTGTAAACGAAAACATAAACTGATTAGGTTTTGTCCATGTGAATTTGTCTCCTCCGTCTCAATATTCTTCAGACATTTACTAGAACAAATCCCCACGGACACGGTTGCTACATATACTAAGTCGCCAGCCTTCTATTTTCACTTGTTCTACTCGCCATTTTCATCTTCTTACCACTCACCACGCACTGTGTCGAACATCATGGGAGTGATCAATATGTTTCTGCGAAAGTGCTTATTGCCTAACCGTGCATAACACTATCGATTCACTTCTCTACGCATATACTACACACATGTACAAAATCTCTGGTACATATTCAGTGTCTAGTCTATATTTATGTTTAAGTCTTATTGTTTGCTTAATTTGTTTAAACACTGCGTTATATCTTTATCATCAGAATCCACTGGCTGAAACTGACCATTCGAAACATGTGATTGTATTTGTCAACTATACTTATTTGACCTTTTTGTAAATTcattaatgttttgttaattATGGAAATTTTTGTTTAGGCCACTCTTTCGTTGTTGGGTCTAATTCTTGCTGTTGTTTTCTGATGTCTCTTGCACAATTTTGATTTAGTGAATAGATTAGTCGTGAAATTGGCAGTTGAATAACTTCATTCACGCgtcaaaataattttcatgtcGTTGGTGGAATATCTCTGGATCATATTAAAGCAGACCAATCTCAATATTTGCAGATGAAAGATGGTCATCTAAACCTTGATCCATCTAACTTGTAAAggaaaatgaaattaatattatatattcatgtTTTACATTTATAATGTTGTAAAAATTGTtatgtaaattaataataaataaagcaATATGATAACAATTAATTGAGTAATTAGAATAAATCAAAATGATTTATTAGAtgtcttaaaataatataataatatttgggATTGTTAtgctaattaaataaaactactTAACACTTAATCAAATTATGAAAACTGAAATGTACAGGAGATGAAATATTTTCAGAACATTAAGGAGTAATATCTGGAGAAGGTGAATATAGTAATATCTGGAGAAGGTTAAATATTCATTAGGTATTTCGAAGCCCAAATTTCAACATCCGACCTTAGCTCAGTTGGTAGAGCGGAAGACTGTAGTAGTTCTTGCAGAAAATCTTTAGGTCGCTGGTTCGAATCCGGCAGGTCGGATTTTTTTGTATTCATGCTTGAGCATAAGGCAGACGCATATCGATCTAATTAAGTTGGCACTGTAAAAtcttatataagaaaaataaattcgTTTTGGGTTCATATATATCACATCATACTACACAATTCAAGTCATTCGTTCGCAATTTCAGCTTCTGTAAAATGCATCAAGTATCATCATCCCAGCAATTAATTCTTAACAAGATTAAAAGATATTAATCTCTTGGTCTGGTATAAAGAAGTTGTGGACAGAAAGTTATCCATTAAGTTGTGATCGTTGTTTTGGTGAGGCATCATTCCGCATGATGAAATGAAGTCCAGTGTCCTTGATGTCTGCTCTCTTAATTATTCTTAATCTCTTGCATGATTTAGTAAACATCCTGCACCAAACCcacacaaaataaaataagacaCAGATGCATCCCGATGATCATAATGCATTTTTATTTACAGTACTTATATGGTATTCATCTATACTGAaaatcacaaaatcaaaatttgaaatttcgaTCTTTTCTTTCGGTACGAGAAGAGAAATTAGAAACTTACTCCCAGGGGACATCTCCGACGAGCATCCAGTCCCCATCCCTGTCTTGATAAATAGTAACATATTCATTGCCGTCGCCATCCTTCAACTCGTCACCTGCACACCacttcatatttttaattttatttcgatTTACAGCTGAGAGCATGCCAAAAAATTTtactttaaataatatttattaggaCTATTTATTTATACAGTATATGTACGTAATTTACGTAAAGTATTTACCGAGCCTAAAAGACGCAAAGAGCTTCTGAAGAGCCAAGCTAAGATGAGCGTAGTCTTTGTGTACACTCAAATCAATCTTTCGCAGAATGGGCGCACCATCCATGCCTACTTTAACGTACATTTTGCCCAAGCCGCTACTCACACTCACTCTCTTGCGGTATGAACACACGGGTGGCCATCCAACCACACCATCTTCACCACTCATTTTGCTAACATTATTAATAATCTCCGCAAAagccctcttcttcttcttcttcatcatcttaGCATTACCATCACTACACTCACCGCGGTTTTTATCAGCACTCCACGGAATCAATCCTAACCTTAGCTCAAGCCCTACCGCTTCCGACATGGCCAATATCCCGAACTCACTCCGAGACTTACTAGTTAGTTATATGTGTTGGAAAATAATGTATCATGCAATATTGTTGCATTTATAAGGATGGAAATAGAAGAAGATAGGATCACAAAAACAACAATGTCAgttgaagaaatatatatagggtcaaTGAGATTCGGGTCAATAGAAATCCGCTATTTATCTAAAATGTGGCGTGTAATGATCGATGAAATGAGTCACAATATTAAAGGCCGACAATGTTTAAACATGTACACATAACACTAGTATAAAATCACACAACCATATCCGTATGCTTTGCTACTGATCTTAAGGCCATTGATCTTTAAAGATTTTGGTGAATTTTCATCATGGCCGTTTGATACGGTGAGTGCAACATGGAACATACCATGTGCTATGTTTTATGagcaatgctagagaccccaaattttttccccaaaatttgTTACCAAATGACGTGGATAACAAGTGGCGAAatttgattgggtgattgatgaatctgcaggggggcCTCATTATTATGGGAATGAATGCAACCAATAAAATTTCGCcacatcatttgggaaaattttttgggataaatatttggggtctctagcattttccATGTTTTATTCACCAAGTTTTAATATACGCGTGAATATAGTTATGCTACTTAATCATCATCAacagttttttatattttgcaaCTAATATAGTTTCAAGATTCTAGTGTTCACTCATCGGCCATCATCTCTCAACGAAACCTATACAATATATGGGCGATTGGAAATATTCAGAGTGTAACTAGTTTTCAAAGGGAATAAAATCATTGTTAAGCACGTTCTCTTGATCCGaaacttaatttttatattcagTTTCGTTTGTGAACTGTAGTGAAAATCTAACACTCCTAGCAGGCTAGCACCCGAATTTTCGCAAGATGGTTCCATTGCAACAACCTTCATGGGCCTATATTGATGTGCCCCAACAAAACATCTGGCTGTATTTGTTTTTCGTGTTCTGGATATTTGTGTTGTGGCCGTGGTTGGATCTGGGTATAACCAATGTGATCCACTATTTTGGATATTTTTCTTGAGGCCCATATCGTGACATTTGGGAAAGATTTTTAACATTGGAACAAATTGAAGAGGGCCCAGATGCGCATATGCTCCCCCCATTATCGTAAACAATGTGCTATGTACAGTTGTAAGGGCCCAGATTGCAGGAatttattaagttaatcatatatgATTTCTTTAAAGAAGCGAAAAAaagtaaatactccctccgtctcaatttatagatccattttggaataaacacacatataaaagaaaaaattggtTATAAGAGTATATGATTTTATCTCATCTATCATTAATTAATGCATTGAGAAGTGAGAAtagagttgagtttcaaaaaaatcacaataaataaagagatttagtgcattgagaattGAGAATAGAgttgaatttcaaaaaaatcacaattaatatagagataaatttgtattgaaagaagagagggacaagtattttgagacaaatttttttctcaaaagagacctataaattgagacggagggagtaaaattatatttgaaaaagtaCTGCTACATAACAATCGGTGTGCAGTGCAAAAATTTCGGTCATTACTTTTTGGTCCGGgtctttttataactaaaatatagaGTTAAATTCTATGaagtacacaaaaacattggagtattggagtacaagtcttaatttttttagtttaatcataaataatatatttgattatacaaatttatatacaatctatcatttataagttgtcttgcacataattgtctatcAATCTTTAATAtccttcaactttaacaagtattaacattattgttctgcttattagttatattgcagaacatagaatcctgtaatttataaaagtcattattctactttttgattacaatatttatgttgtgtagaacataatgtgcaggttattaaatgtttacgaatattattgaacaaaaaaattgaaatttagatgaatagattacattttatccaactttgtactccaatactccaatatattGTGTACTCCATTGAACTTTACTACTCctaaaatatatgtatgtattttattaattattttaaaaaaatctaactAAAAAACGCATATTGTTCCAATATGAAAAAAAACGCATATTATTCCAATATGAATATATGTTCACATAAAGTTAAATCTTGAAATGCACCCGTGCACCTAGTACTAAACTACTGCCCccttaaggcgcatataaaacataattctatatcttatttttgaaatttttattcagaagaaaaaaaagtttaaaataatttatcgaactacgTTTTATGAGAGTAATTAGAATGCGTCTCGAGCCCCCGTCTCCCGAGATAAACAatgaggggacggagggagtaataagccAAGATATGAGCACCTCAGTAACTGTATTACAGGAACAACCCATTgaacaaatttttaatacaGCAACAAAGATTTAGATAACTTGTCGTTGTACACACTACACAGTACACAGTGAATAACTTTGGCAGGACCCGGAGAACGCCGAGTCGTAAGCAGAAGCAGTCATACCTTACTAATATACTAGTAGTTTCCTGGATATGGAATATCAtcagaaagaaaattttaagaaataaactTAATCAACTTCTTGTGCAAACAGCAGCTACTACGgtataattgttttatctttttcCATGATTTGAGCACACAACCAAGAACCGGCCTACTGAATATGAAGCCAAGCTGCAAGCCAAAAGAAACCTGaaatattatcaagcaaaaacGAAAACTAAGAATTTGAATATATGTTTCAATCGACAAAAgttctcaattttattttttttgacacataAAACCAATATACTGAAGAATCTATTGATAGGTGCTGGTACTTTTACTCACCACAAATTTGAACAAAGAACTGCCACCCGTCAAACTGCACAGCTTTCCCTTGGTAACTGCAGCATGAATGGGTGTTTGTTCACATACCTAAGATGACAAATCGATAAAACATATTTAGCATTAGAATTAATTGATATGGACTAATATCATGGACCAAACCAGATTGTCACACTTATTATTTAGTATCAACATGAAGCAATCAGGCATTAGCAGAGActctaaaataacaaaaataaaataaaatgtgtgGTTACCTAATTATGATGGATAATAAATAGGCCCAAAGTGCTCCAGCCTAGATGCCAAAGATCACAAAGGGCCTCGGAGACATCTGTAGCACCAAGAGTACCACAAACCCATTTTAAAATGGAACAAGGTGAGAAGGTTGCTTCTGATCCTTTAAGCTATACTGGCTTACTTCAAAAGGTTCAAGCAATCTACGTCCTTTACTGGTCGAATTTCATCTCTGTATATCTACAGAACATCAAACAAACAATTAAAACTTAGTCTTCTGTTGAAGGTAACAACAGAGAGCACAAGCGGACAACTTGAACaacaaaattatgaatatgaaCTTGCCTTCGGGATTTGTTTTGTCGTTGCCCGAACTCATCATTTGCAGGCTCTGCAGATAAGAAAAGAAATAGTACATCACTGATGATGTCAATGCATACTATAACGACTCATCAATCCAAGAGTTCAATAGACACTTACCTGGTCTCTGAGAAGGCTTCAATCCATTACCAGGCTTAATCACATCGCTCTCTCTGCTACAAatgattatttaaaaagaaaagtcAACATATATTTTGACAAGAAACCTAAAAAGATTAACTCCTAAAATGACAAAACAGGATTCTAAATAGCAATATGAACCAGCACtaataacataaattaaaaaaaaagttgtcaAATTTGGAATCTTAATAGACTCAAATTGGTTTGTAACTCCAAAGCAATATTCGCTATTCAAGATAGTCAATAACCAATTATCGAAGCTGCCACGAAAGGCTGAGTTACtgtgatttataatattcaaGCCTACACGTAATCACAGGACATTAATCTATTATTGCACTCTCTTAGGCTGCATTCACTtggatgaaatggaatgacGTGAGAATGGATGAAATTTGTACTCTATTTGGGGGAGGTGTGAAAAATGTTCAGAATTTTTATTCCTTTCATCATTCCATTGTAAACTATCTGAATTAGAAATCTAaaccacatgttttggaaggatgCTCCATTTCTTCACCATTTTCACAACAATCTTCATCATACAAAATTTAGACTCTTTCATGCTCATTCACTATTATCTCATAcattcttctttctcctttaaatatatttataatttttcagtccattccatccaagtgaaagCAGCCTTAGTCTCTAATTTAGTCAAACTGTTCATTCAAAGGAGGTATCTTATCGGTAGATTGTTCAAAAAACCATTCTGAGTCGACCACAGCACTGACCTCAAACCAGCTGCTATAGGAAGAGTTTGGCCTGATGGACGAGTATGATAAGCACTATCAACAGAAAGATATGGATTGCAATAACTTGCGCCCATAGCTCCTGCAGCCCCTGCCAAAACTGGTAACCTACAGATTACAAATCCATTATtaagatttcaatttcaaatggaCAGTAAAGCAAAACACAAGATAACTACTAAAGTATACATATATGAAGAACATCAAAAGAAGGCAAATGTGAATTGTAAAAGGCAAAACAACTTCTCTTTTGAAAAACATTTAGGGCAGTCAGataacattttattttctttttacccAACAAGGCAACTATAATGTACTATTAAGAACAAGAATAAATCTTGGCATACATTCTTATACACTACAAAAACTCACTACCATCAATTTAGGGATGATTTGTGGACCCACTGTTTTCAATATCATTCATTCTGTgataattttatcatttttataaaatatataaatgggTAGCGAGATTATAAATCATTCGTAAAATGAAGGTAGTGAGTTTTTGTGGTGAATAAGGATGTATGTCAAGATTTATTCTAAGAACGATCAGGCAACATCTTACAAATTCAAAACGGTTCATGCATATATCAATTTGTATACAATAACATACCAGGTCATCTCAGATTTTCCTGACTCCGGATTGCCAACATATCCAGGGAAGGCCATACCAACAGCAGGTACTCCCATCCTGCCAGGATGCTGGCCTCCAAATTGCATAACTACATGCAAAACAAAAACAGAGagtacatattaaaatttaaaacgcTTATTTAAGAAAATCACTTGGTTATGCTATCCACCATATTATCCTGATAAATAAACccacacaaatatataatgcACTCTAGACATGTAATATTACCTGGCAAAAAAGTTGGAGTTGCAGAGAAATTTTGATCACCGGGACCACAACTAAAGTTTCCAGAGGCTCCCATAATTTGAACCCCATCATAAGGAAAGCTTCCCCTAACATGCTCTTTAATGCCGCCTTTACCTTTTTCAACCAATGCAGTTCTTGATTTACCTGATTCTAGCACAGAATCTATTTCCTCAGGTTCAATTGAATAAGAAGTTTGAATTCCACCACTTGGGTGTGGCTCAAACTGCTGACTTGAAGCTTGCGGGGCAATCTGACCTCGAGTTTGAACAGGGATTTGCTGGACATTACTAAGTGAGAATGAAGTAGAGACTCCTTTGACTTGGTTATGAGTAGCATTTGGTTGGTAAGAAATCTGCCTCATGTGAGCTTGATTACTTCCCTGAACCCTAGATTGAAGTGAATGAGAAGGATTGATTAATGATGACCCAGAATCTTGCAACTGCGAGTTAGTCAAAGACTTTGTAGAGTATAAACGTGAATCATCAATATAAAGTTTGTTCATGCCAACTAAATCCGCTACATTCTTCCCCTGCATTGTGTTAGACTGGGACATTATGAAACTTCCATCTCCAACAGATGACTGTTGGTTCTGGCGAGGTGGTGCAGATTGTTCATCAATTTTCTGCCCAAAACTTGTTTCTACATTGGAAGAGGCAGAGGGATAAAATGGAGGAGAAGCCGAATTTAAGCTTGAAAACACATGTCTTGTTACTGGGACAGAATCATTATCTGCACTTGGTTTATGACCAGATGTTCTACCAGCATTCACATGTGAGCTCCTCTCCGGTGACTTTTTACgcctattaaattttaaaaattaaaaaaatatcagtaTATCCTGATGAGAAGGAAAAACTAACTGACAAAGAAAAATTAGGCTCTTATGCTCACTGTTTATTTTCTGCTGGAGACTCATGTTTCTTCCATGTAGGCTGATAACTTCTGGGCCCTCTCCCCCTCTCACCCTTGGGCGTGCTTTTCTGATAGTTGACTGCATTCCTTTGATTGTCAAGCGCATTATTGTGATTGTTCATTGTGTTGTCATTATTGTTAGGttcattattttgatttttgttatGGAATGCCCTAGTCCTGCTTACTCTTGAAAAGACACGTTCTTCACCTCGACCTCTACCACGACCACGACTACGACCCCTAGAACCTCTTCGACCCTGACAGAGAATATAATGTTACCTAAAGCAGATCATAATACAAGGATTGACATGGATATCACTTTAATGTTTATCATTTAAAAGAGAGTTCAGGACACCTCATCGTAGTTCCTTGCTCGCATGGTCACCTCCTCAAATTTGTCATGCCCCCATCTTCTATCATCCTTTGATTCCCATA
This region includes:
- the LOC108208379 gene encoding auxin-induced protein AUX22, which produces MSEAVGLELRLGLIPWSADKNRGECSDGNAKMMKKKKKRAFAEIINNVSKMSGEDGVVGWPPVCSYRKRVSVSSGLGKMYVKVGMDGAPILRKIDLSVHKDYAHLSLALQKLFASFRLGDELKDGDGNEYVTIYQDRDGDWMLVGDVPWEMFTKSCKRLRIIKRADIKDTGLHFIMRNDASPKQRSQLNG
- the LOC108210216 gene encoding protein MLN51 homolog, producing MASVEKQELEYESDPEESRLSLTMMRRREASDDEDEEKDLVDGSGMPVRRVDSRVSNCEYDDEGAPAEYNDEEFEVQGEELDGEIEGEYVEERVSVSDVTVVALGLDEVPGINRVEEGEKENDGGVYFEGYDQFGDNVVNERVEGEKKENEPFAVPTAGAFYMHDDRFRESRGGGRGRHRRTFGGRSLWESKDDRRWGHDKFEEVTMRARNYDEGRRGSRGRSRGRGRGRGEERVFSRVSRTRAFHNKNQNNEPNNNDNTMNNHNNALDNQRNAVNYQKSTPKGERGRGPRSYQPTWKKHESPAENKQRKKSPERSSHVNAGRTSGHKPSADNDSVPVTRHVFSSLNSASPPFYPSASSNVETSFGQKIDEQSAPPRQNQQSSVGDGSFIMSQSNTMQGKNVADLVGMNKLYIDDSRLYSTKSLTNSQLQDSGSSLINPSHSLQSRVQGSNQAHMRQISYQPNATHNQVKGVSTSFSLSNVQQIPVQTRGQIAPQASSQQFEPHPSGGIQTSYSIEPEEIDSVLESGKSRTALVEKGKGGIKEHVRGSFPYDGVQIMGASGNFSCGPGDQNFSATPTFLPVMQFGGQHPGRMGVPAVGMAFPGYVGNPESGKSEMTWLPVLAGAAGAMGASYCNPYLSVDSAYHTRPSGQTLPIAAGLRESDVIKPGNGLKPSQRPEPANDEFGQRQNKSRRYTEMKFDQ